The Nitrosomonas communis genome has a segment encoding these proteins:
- a CDS encoding galactose oxidase-like domain-containing protein: protein MNIKHIYLKIEAIPNYSPVAPDDAEHHKHRLDCMRNMEHLDATIPQSEVDRRSLDALVYREYLDAAYTIIKNTPLIAADTNEPRVDRRIPGTVIYTQPGERLYVHVLNGDSEPHSLHVHGLHYGIDSDGSWPFGVQDEAGFNRSDAICPGGQWCYIFDVKEDAIGAWPFHDHHMHIEEAVKRGLFGGIVVRDAHCEKADLEVPIFFHRLTAKVGNALFDSGSLNAGDLFTFTFGQEGTFEYYCRFHPMQGRVRVMTTGPLTATINILDTPARFELDDITVGVGAVVTWYHAGNQPHTVTERSGAGLESFAINGRTFVGNTPTIVAEYGTRVRWYVFNLDLSMVWHNFHLHGQRWRWGNEWVDTRSLGPAESFVADTIVPPVILQPVPLECECKPHENQEDHHTSPTASEYEQPAHFLQCMDQPEYASKDAYAEQYGEKRKKYQLQGDFLIHCHVEMHMMEGMAAVLRAIQEVELSDEELDGICYQLPTVHVHQCPEADPHPCGAHGQDSWELLDPSPIFVVHGALLSTGYVLLFSGAAEMNYPLEARIWDPTTKQIMPDVITLPEDFFCCGHSFLADGRLLIVGGDTNGAGHTNNRCFIFTLNVTNPTNSTFSPAASMAHARWYPTVLGLSDGRVLAFSGGHPVAAEVEVFNGGAWTSIVGANRSFDELYPGMHLLPSGEIFYTRAGWAGATGTQTAYLAMSGPNSGSWTDFGQQQFYDRQEGMSLLMIDTTASPERTLLYVFGGGVAGPAIARNNATAEVIEFNGNIAGSAWARIADMNFGRTNVNAVVLPNGKVFIIGGHSNGQKWSPTPVLETETYDPATDSWTVGAPLNFPRQYHSVCILLPDGKVLAAGGVAPGTMEQDQHSMELYSPNYLSLGARPIISNSPPSISYASIFVIETPQAIAINAVVLIAPIAVTHHTDAGQRYIKLPVHSQTVTIVETEAPAHGNIAPPGYYMLFIINDQGVPSEARFVLIA, encoded by the coding sequence ATGAATATAAAACATATCTACCTCAAAATCGAGGCAATACCGAACTACAGTCCCGTTGCTCCTGACGACGCTGAGCATCATAAGCACCGACTTGATTGCATGAGAAACATGGAGCACCTCGACGCTACCATTCCACAATCTGAAGTAGACCGTCGCTCACTGGATGCCCTGGTCTACCGCGAATACCTCGATGCCGCCTATACCATAATAAAAAATACGCCGCTCATTGCTGCGGATACCAATGAACCCCGTGTCGATCGAAGAATTCCCGGAACAGTCATCTATACGCAGCCGGGTGAGAGACTTTATGTCCATGTGCTGAACGGTGATAGCGAGCCACATAGCCTTCATGTGCACGGCCTGCATTATGGCATAGACTCGGATGGTTCTTGGCCTTTCGGCGTACAGGACGAGGCTGGATTTAATCGCAGCGATGCGATTTGTCCTGGCGGCCAGTGGTGCTACATCTTTGATGTGAAAGAAGACGCCATCGGTGCATGGCCTTTCCATGATCATCATATGCACATCGAGGAAGCCGTAAAGCGTGGACTCTTCGGTGGTATTGTGGTTCGGGATGCCCATTGTGAGAAAGCAGACCTTGAAGTACCCATCTTTTTCCACCGTCTCACAGCAAAGGTTGGAAACGCGCTTTTCGATAGTGGTTCGCTTAATGCGGGTGATCTATTCACTTTTACTTTCGGTCAGGAAGGTACTTTCGAATACTATTGCCGTTTCCACCCGATGCAAGGGCGTGTGCGCGTTATGACGACAGGTCCTCTGACAGCAACTATCAACATCCTGGATACACCGGCACGCTTCGAACTTGATGATATAACAGTAGGCGTAGGTGCAGTAGTCACTTGGTATCATGCGGGTAATCAACCTCATACTGTCACCGAGCGCAGCGGTGCCGGGCTGGAGTCATTTGCCATCAATGGGCGCACCTTTGTGGGAAATACGCCTACTATTGTGGCTGAATACGGCACGCGCGTGCGTTGGTATGTATTTAATCTAGATTTGAGCATGGTGTGGCACAATTTCCATTTGCATGGACAGCGGTGGCGATGGGGCAATGAATGGGTCGATACACGCTCGCTCGGACCAGCCGAATCGTTTGTCGCTGATACCATCGTGCCTCCGGTAATCCTCCAGCCTGTGCCCCTTGAATGCGAGTGCAAACCTCACGAGAACCAAGAAGATCACCATACCTCTCCAACGGCAAGTGAATATGAGCAACCAGCGCACTTTTTACAGTGTATGGATCAGCCTGAATACGCATCGAAAGATGCTTACGCTGAGCAATATGGGGAAAAGCGTAAAAAATACCAGTTACAGGGTGACTTCCTGATTCACTGCCACGTGGAGATGCACATGATGGAAGGCATGGCGGCAGTGCTTCGCGCTATCCAGGAAGTCGAGCTGAGCGATGAAGAACTTGACGGGATCTGTTACCAGTTGCCGACAGTGCATGTACACCAATGTCCAGAAGCGGATCCTCATCCATGCGGCGCACATGGCCAAGACAGTTGGGAGCTACTGGATCCATCACCAATCTTCGTGGTTCACGGAGCCCTATTGAGCACTGGCTATGTGTTGCTCTTTTCTGGTGCAGCAGAAATGAATTATCCTCTCGAGGCCCGTATTTGGGATCCGACAACCAAACAGATCATGCCAGATGTCATTACGTTGCCGGAAGATTTTTTCTGTTGCGGCCATTCTTTCCTGGCAGATGGCCGCTTGCTGATCGTCGGTGGCGACACCAACGGTGCAGGACACACCAATAATCGCTGCTTTATCTTTACGCTTAATGTGACGAATCCCACAAACAGCACGTTTAGCCCAGCCGCCAGCATGGCGCATGCACGCTGGTATCCAACGGTGTTGGGCCTGAGCGACGGACGTGTCCTCGCATTTTCTGGCGGTCATCCCGTTGCGGCAGAAGTTGAGGTATTTAATGGCGGTGCGTGGACATCCATCGTCGGTGCAAATCGCTCGTTCGATGAACTGTATCCTGGTATGCATCTTCTGCCTTCAGGAGAAATTTTCTATACGCGTGCTGGCTGGGCCGGCGCAACAGGAACCCAAACCGCTTATTTGGCTATGAGCGGACCAAACAGTGGTAGCTGGACCGATTTTGGACAGCAGCAGTTTTACGATCGCCAAGAAGGCATGAGCCTTCTCATGATCGATACGACCGCAAGCCCTGAACGTACCCTTCTGTATGTTTTTGGCGGTGGGGTCGCAGGCCCTGCCATTGCTCGCAACAATGCAACTGCTGAAGTAATCGAATTCAACGGGAACATTGCTGGTTCGGCATGGGCGCGTATCGCCGACATGAATTTTGGCCGCACCAATGTGAATGCTGTGGTATTACCCAACGGTAAGGTGTTTATCATAGGCGGCCACAGCAACGGCCAGAAGTGGTCACCCACACCGGTGCTGGAAACGGAAACCTATGATCCGGCCACAGATAGCTGGACAGTGGGCGCACCATTAAATTTCCCACGCCAGTATCACTCGGTATGTATTCTGCTGCCGGACGGAAAAGTGCTCGCAGCAGGCGGAGTTGCACCAGGCACAATGGAACAGGATCAGCATTCTATGGAGCTTTATTCACCGAATTATCTTAGTTTGGGTGCACGACCCATTATTTCGAATTCGCCGCCTTCGATCAGCTATGCAAGCATTTTTGTGATCGAGACGCCGCAGGCGATTGCTATTAATGCAGTGGTGCTGATCGCACCAATTGCGGTAACGCATCATACCGATGCCGGCCAGCGTTACATTAAATTGCCTGTCCATTCACAGACTGTCACCATTGTAGAAACTGAAGCGCCAGCGCATGGCAATATTGCGCCACCAGGATACTACATGTTGTTTATCATCAATGATCAGGGAGTGCCATCAGAGGCGAGGTTTGTGTTGATTGCTTAG
- a CDS encoding Kazal-type serine protease inhibitor family protein gives MDALITLLAVFSISSMLVGCKNSMPPQAPEIICGTIQGLTCPDQQYCDLGVGHCKVADAQGVCKTKPENCTREFVPVCGCDGKTYGNACEAAAAGVSIDHAGECKPAEPQACGGIAGIKCPENQICIDNPSDDCDPAQGGADCPGICKAK, from the coding sequence ATGGATGCACTTATCACTTTGTTAGCTGTTTTTTCGATTTCCTCTATGCTGGTGGGTTGCAAGAATTCCATGCCACCACAAGCTCCTGAAATAATCTGTGGCACTATCCAGGGATTGACATGCCCTGACCAGCAGTATTGTGATCTTGGTGTCGGTCATTGCAAAGTTGCTGATGCGCAAGGAGTCTGCAAGACTAAACCAGAGAATTGCACAAGGGAATTCGTGCCTGTTTGTGGTTGTGATGGTAAAACATATGGTAATGCATGTGAGGCGGCAGCAGCGGGTGTTTCCATTGATCATGCGGGTGAATGCAAGCCAGCGGAACCCCAGGCGTGTGGTGGCATTGCAGGCATCAAATGTCCAGAAAACCAGATCTGTATTGATAATCCAAGTGATGACTGCGACCCTGCTCAAGGTGGAGCGGATTGCCCGGGAATATGCAAAGCTAAATAG
- a CDS encoding carboxymuconolactone decarboxylase family protein — protein sequence MARINLEIENTNDLEVSDIFSELREKVGRIPAAYRAFALHPHILQANWNRTKSILGKGNLPIEVKEAIAIRVSKVNGCDFCLNIHKENLVKLGFNSATVESIANGESSDQRLDLVLKFVSTATKDPHHLNDSDFNALKKSAYSERDILEILTVMEMYTGYNKIIVALDLQPDD from the coding sequence ATGGCGAGAATCAATCTGGAAATTGAAAATACGAATGACCTGGAAGTCAGTGATATCTTCAGTGAACTGAGAGAAAAAGTGGGACGAATTCCTGCAGCTTATCGGGCATTTGCGCTACATCCTCATATTTTGCAGGCGAATTGGAATCGCACAAAGAGTATTCTGGGAAAAGGTAATCTACCCATAGAGGTAAAAGAAGCGATAGCAATACGAGTATCAAAAGTAAATGGTTGCGATTTTTGCTTAAACATACATAAAGAAAATCTTGTAAAGCTTGGATTTAACTCAGCCACTGTCGAGTCTATTGCGAATGGCGAATCAAGTGATCAGCGTCTTGATCTTGTACTTAAATTCGTGAGCACAGCAACAAAAGATCCTCATCATCTCAATGACTCTGATTTTAATGCATTAAAAAAATCGGCTTACTCAGAACGTGATATTTTAGAAATACTTACAGTGATGGAAATGTATACTGGTTATAACAAAATAATTGTTGCCCTTGATTTACAACCCGATGACTGA
- a CDS encoding 1-acyl-sn-glycerol-3-phosphate acyltransferase: protein MSARDEAYGEVQVRGPNVFTGYHHLPEETAKAFTADGWFRTGDLGRFDTEGYLFLLGRASTLIVTQGGENVQPEDVEEVYQQHLVIRELGILAEKGRLVAVIVPEMREVRRRNSDIESVVREALMSAAHTLPSYQRISDYGITRDPLPRTRLGKLQRHRLKERYLDVKRSVATSETASGPMALEELIEQDRALFDDAVARSVWEWLTTRYAPRRLTLNTSPQLDLGIDSIEWLNVTLEIGERTGVDLSEEAISRIDTVRDLLREVSEASAARSAATPVEQPEEFLSSQQKHWLRLHGPFLSAVARGLYALNRLLMRVFFRVRVAGLEHVPTDSQFVLVSNHVSFLDPFMLAAVLDYRRLQRTYWAGFTGAAFRNIVFRTVSRIAQVVPIDQESKAISNLAFGSAVLRRGNNLVWFPEGSRSVTGQLQPFRPGIGMILARYPVMVVPAAIMGAYESLPVGTVWPHFQPITVIFGPPLQLQALASDGKERSTEERILHELEGAVAKLLAEAEREKIQK, encoded by the coding sequence ATGAGTGCAAGAGATGAAGCATATGGTGAAGTGCAGGTACGCGGCCCCAATGTCTTCACTGGCTATCATCATCTGCCTGAAGAAACAGCTAAGGCATTTACTGCTGATGGCTGGTTCCGTACTGGCGATCTCGGCCGTTTCGATACAGAGGGCTACCTTTTCCTGCTTGGTCGGGCTTCGACGTTGATTGTGACGCAAGGCGGTGAGAATGTTCAACCGGAAGATGTCGAGGAGGTTTATCAACAACACCTAGTCATTCGTGAGTTGGGAATCCTGGCAGAGAAGGGGCGACTCGTTGCCGTCATTGTTCCAGAGATGCGTGAAGTTCGGCGTCGGAACAGCGATATCGAAAGCGTCGTACGCGAAGCGCTCATGTCAGCCGCGCATACCCTTCCCTCTTATCAGCGTATCTCGGACTATGGCATTACGCGCGATCCCTTGCCACGCACACGCTTGGGCAAGCTACAACGGCATCGTTTGAAGGAGCGGTATTTAGACGTGAAAAGGTCCGTAGCAACCAGTGAGACAGCGAGTGGGCCTATGGCATTGGAAGAACTCATCGAACAGGATCGGGCGCTGTTTGATGATGCTGTTGCTCGCAGCGTGTGGGAATGGCTAACGACACGCTATGCACCCAGGCGACTGACACTCAATACCAGCCCACAACTCGATCTCGGTATTGATTCGATCGAATGGTTGAATGTGACGCTCGAAATCGGTGAGCGTACGGGTGTAGACTTGAGTGAAGAGGCTATCAGTCGTATTGATACGGTACGCGATCTGCTGCGAGAGGTGAGCGAGGCTTCTGCAGCCCGATCGGCTGCGACGCCGGTTGAGCAACCGGAAGAATTTCTATCGTCACAGCAAAAACACTGGTTGAGACTACACGGGCCGTTTTTATCAGCGGTGGCACGGGGACTCTATGCGCTTAACCGTCTGCTGATGCGAGTCTTTTTTCGTGTGCGAGTAGCAGGATTAGAACATGTACCTACCGATAGCCAGTTCGTGCTGGTCAGCAACCATGTCAGTTTCCTCGATCCGTTTATGCTTGCTGCTGTGCTCGATTATCGGCGCTTGCAACGTACTTACTGGGCTGGATTTACCGGTGCGGCGTTTCGCAATATTGTATTCCGCACAGTGAGCAGAATCGCGCAGGTAGTGCCCATTGACCAGGAAAGCAAGGCCATTTCCAATCTGGCTTTCGGTTCAGCCGTTCTGCGCAGAGGAAATAACCTGGTCTGGTTTCCCGAAGGCAGCCGATCGGTTACCGGGCAGTTACAACCCTTCCGGCCAGGAATTGGGATGATTCTCGCACGCTATCCAGTCATGGTAGTGCCTGCTGCTATTATGGGCGCTTATGAGTCACTTCCAGTAGGGACAGTATGGCCACATTTCCAGCCCATTACTGTAATTTTTGGGCCACCCCTCCAACTGCAAGCACTTGCATCAGATGGAAAAGAGCGAAGCACAGAAGAACGCATCCTGCACGAGCTCGAAGGTGCAGTGGCTAAATTGCTGGCAGAAGCTGAGCGAGAAAAAATACAGAAGTGA
- a CDS encoding AMP-binding protein: MGQWLFRALHQRFAPSLRLTVCGGAALNPELAWKLEGLGLQLMIGYGMTETAPNISYDHPDSLRIGSVGKPFPGVQVRLMPLVEMSARNECKR, translated from the coding sequence GTGGGGCAATGGCTGTTCCGAGCACTGCATCAGCGCTTTGCGCCCTCGTTACGGCTAACCGTTTGCGGCGGCGCCGCACTTAATCCCGAGCTTGCTTGGAAGCTCGAGGGATTAGGCTTGCAACTGATGATTGGTTACGGTATGACTGAAACAGCCCCTAACATTAGCTACGACCATCCCGATAGTCTTCGCATCGGTAGTGTCGGTAAACCGTTTCCGGGTGTGCAAGTCCGCCTGATGCCGCTCGTTGAAATGAGTGCAAGAAATGAGTGCAAGAGATGA
- a CDS encoding AMP-binding protein, whose translation MRHWRQLPVGDEVVLPEVIPADAAALFYTSGTTGRPKGVPLTHANIAFSLHDLFQTRVTLTDDRLLLPLPLHHVFPFICGMLLPLALGLTIVLPHALTGPQIVRAMQQSQATVMVGVPRLYETHSTVRLMRVCMPRAKLLIPFFTACFRYLFTCVVYLAGAWGNGCSEHCISALRPRYG comes from the coding sequence TTGCGCCACTGGCGTCAATTGCCAGTAGGTGACGAAGTGGTTCTGCCTGAAGTTATTCCCGCTGATGCAGCGGCCCTGTTTTATACTTCGGGTACCACTGGGCGGCCCAAAGGCGTGCCGCTTACCCATGCTAATATCGCTTTTTCGCTCCATGACTTATTCCAAACCCGCGTCACGCTGACGGACGACAGACTGCTGCTGCCGTTGCCCTTACACCATGTGTTTCCTTTCATCTGCGGCATGCTATTGCCACTTGCATTAGGACTAACGATAGTATTACCCCATGCCTTGACAGGTCCGCAAATCGTGCGAGCCATGCAGCAAAGTCAGGCTACCGTTATGGTCGGCGTTCCTCGTCTTTATGAGACGCACTCTACAGTGCGATTGATGCGCGTATGCATGCCCAGGGCAAAGCTGCTTATTCCTTTTTTTACGGCATGCTTCAGGTATCTCTTTACTTGCGTCGTGTATTTGGCTGGCGCGTGGGGCAATGGCTGTTCCGAGCACTGCATCAGCGCTTTGCGCCCTCGTTACGGCTAA
- a CDS encoding YdbL family protein, with translation MLHIPCILKTKPLLEIFSAILLTLLLYGTPARADNLEQLRASGAIGESYSGYVIARTPHAQAEAKAINTQRRAIYQEKATAQRVGVDQVGKVYAVEIFKKLPAGTWFQKENGQWVRK, from the coding sequence ATGCTCCATATTCCATGCATTTTAAAAACAAAACCTTTACTGGAAATCTTTAGTGCTATCCTTTTGACCTTATTACTCTATGGAACACCTGCCCGAGCCGATAATCTGGAACAGTTACGTGCCTCAGGAGCAATCGGTGAAAGTTATAGCGGATATGTCATTGCCAGGACCCCCCACGCTCAAGCTGAGGCTAAAGCCATTAATACTCAACGTAGAGCAATTTATCAGGAAAAGGCTACTGCCCAGCGAGTGGGTGTTGATCAGGTCGGTAAAGTTTATGCTGTCGAAATATTTAAGAAACTCCCTGCTGGCACTTGGTTCCAAAAAGAGAATGGGCAATGGGTACGGAAATAA
- a CDS encoding alpha-amylase/4-alpha-glucanotransferase domain-containing protein yields the protein MTSQSISLLFGVHAHQPVGNFAEVLVDAHLRCYRPFLQVLYRYPDFKFALHFSGWLLDFLFEHYPDDMALLREMVMRGQVELFGAGETEPVLAVIPNRDRIGQIETFSKKLEERFGQRPQGAWLTERVWESTVVPALVDCGIRYVIVDDYHFMCAGRTKAELNGFFTTEEDDRALDLFPISEMLRYKLPFSPAHEAVAYIESLAENSTTNKGVAAIYFDDIEKFGIWPETYQWVYEKGWLEQFIQGVLASPKISPRHYHDYHALQKSHGIIYLPTTSYIEMNEWTLPAGPANAYADLVHQAKATGWYEHNKSFLRGGIWKNFFSRYPESNWMHKRMLSLSARFAALPVTQCSDAMRQKLYAAQANDAYWHGLFGGLYLPHLRRAIYNNVVELESLLDDCAPRPAFFIEDTDLDGVEEAYLHNRVLQAVVKLDGNASLCEFDAYQLKHNFGDTLRRQIEHYYCKIQPNALEIPKHSGTGIASAHDRINFKNQIALSDLEVDAHPQSLFFDSLNEVSLIYHLESQDESRIRFLSKNDQCEVVKVLELSGNRLLVSYHLSGNVEGHLETEINLAMPSCDGPGGRYVKDESTVLGGFGQYMDLADTTNIAMEDVVLQGMLLISTSAPIRLCAQPHFSVSQSEGGYEKIMQAVKLKLIWPVTERELRITLEVKAKEYSE from the coding sequence GTGACATCTCAATCTATCTCTTTACTATTTGGTGTTCATGCGCATCAGCCGGTTGGAAACTTTGCAGAAGTTTTAGTCGATGCGCATTTGCGTTGTTATAGACCTTTTTTACAAGTTCTATATCGTTATCCAGATTTTAAGTTTGCTCTTCATTTTTCTGGATGGCTACTTGATTTCTTATTTGAGCATTACCCCGATGATATGGCTCTATTGCGTGAGATGGTCATGCGGGGACAAGTAGAGCTTTTCGGCGCCGGAGAAACAGAACCAGTATTAGCGGTGATTCCCAATCGGGACCGTATCGGACAAATTGAAACTTTTTCCAAGAAATTAGAGGAAAGATTCGGGCAGCGTCCACAGGGTGCTTGGCTCACTGAGCGGGTATGGGAATCAACTGTGGTGCCCGCATTGGTAGATTGTGGGATTCGCTACGTTATCGTAGATGATTATCATTTTATGTGTGCGGGCAGAACCAAAGCAGAACTCAATGGTTTCTTTACTACCGAGGAAGACGATCGCGCCTTGGATCTTTTTCCTATATCTGAAATGCTTCGTTATAAGTTGCCTTTTTCCCCAGCACATGAAGCGGTGGCCTATATCGAGTCTCTAGCTGAGAACTCAACAACAAACAAGGGTGTTGCCGCTATTTATTTCGATGATATCGAGAAATTTGGCATTTGGCCTGAGACCTATCAGTGGGTATATGAGAAGGGCTGGCTTGAGCAATTTATTCAAGGTGTACTGGCTTCTCCCAAAATTTCTCCTCGACATTATCATGATTATCATGCTTTGCAAAAATCTCATGGAATAATTTATCTGCCAACCACTTCCTACATTGAGATGAATGAATGGACGTTACCTGCTGGACCAGCTAATGCTTATGCTGATCTAGTGCACCAGGCAAAAGCAACTGGCTGGTATGAACATAATAAATCCTTTCTACGTGGAGGTATCTGGAAAAATTTTTTTTCTCGTTACCCTGAATCGAACTGGATGCACAAGCGTATGCTATCCCTTTCTGCTCGTTTTGCTGCGCTGCCGGTAACGCAATGCTCTGATGCGATGCGACAAAAATTGTATGCTGCACAAGCCAATGATGCTTATTGGCATGGCTTGTTTGGTGGTCTATATCTCCCGCATTTGCGACGAGCTATATACAATAATGTTGTCGAATTAGAAAGTTTGTTGGATGACTGTGCACCACGTCCTGCTTTTTTTATCGAGGATACTGATCTGGACGGTGTGGAAGAAGCCTATTTACATAATCGAGTACTCCAGGCTGTAGTTAAGCTTGATGGCAATGCGAGCCTATGTGAATTTGATGCCTATCAGCTCAAGCATAATTTTGGTGACACGTTACGTCGTCAAATAGAACATTACTACTGCAAAATACAACCCAATGCACTTGAAATACCCAAACATAGCGGTACGGGTATTGCCTCTGCGCATGATCGGATCAATTTTAAGAATCAAATTGCTCTTTCTGACTTAGAGGTTGACGCCCATCCGCAAAGCCTGTTTTTTGACAGCCTAAATGAAGTGTCATTAATTTATCATCTCGAATCACAAGATGAGTCTCGTATCCGTTTCTTGTCCAAAAACGATCAATGTGAAGTCGTTAAGGTACTGGAGCTTTCTGGCAACCGCCTTTTAGTTTCCTATCACTTGTCGGGTAATGTAGAGGGCCATCTGGAAACCGAAATCAATTTAGCTATGCCCAGTTGTGATGGTCCAGGTGGCCGTTACGTTAAAGATGAATCCACGGTGCTGGGTGGTTTTGGGCAATATATGGATTTGGCGGATACCACTAACATTGCTATGGAGGATGTGGTTCTGCAGGGTATGCTGCTAATAAGTACTTCTGCTCCAATCAGATTATGTGCACAACCTCACTTTTCTGTATCTCAATCGGAAGGAGGCTATGAAAAGATTATGCAGGCTGTCAAATTAAAATTGATCTGGCCAGTTACTGAGCGCGAATTAAGGATTACTCTGGAAGTTAAGGCAAAAGAGTATTCGGAGTAA
- a CDS encoding YnbE family lipoprotein → MYETCQIRNIPSSMGLLILCCLLITACTPTVKVKAPQEPITINLNVKLDADIRVQLEEEAKKDIETNPNVF, encoded by the coding sequence ATGTACGAAACTTGTCAAATAAGAAATATCCCCTCTAGCATGGGATTGTTGATACTTTGCTGTTTGTTAATCACCGCCTGCACCCCCACAGTCAAGGTCAAAGCACCACAAGAACCTATCACTATTAATCTTAATGTCAAGCTGGATGCCGATATACGCGTACAGCTTGAAGAAGAAGCGAAAAAAGACATTGAAACCAATCCAAATGTCTTCTAG
- a CDS encoding sodium:solute symporter family protein, with translation MLLWFVIFYLMISVGIGLYAATRVHNAKDFAVAGRSLPVYVVTATVFATWFGAEAVFGVPATFVENGLTGVAADPFGSSMCLVIAGILFSRYLYRLNIITLGDFYRMRYSRPVEVLTSLCIVAAYLGWVAAQIKALGLIFYVVTDGTVSQETGMILGTVIVLTYTTFGGMFSVAILDFVQMFVSMSGLFFIAWIVSDKVSGGAMAVIDHASLAGKLDFFPEMDPLKWITFLGAWVTMMLGSIPQQDVFQRITSAKSATVALWGSVIGATIYFCFAFVPMFIAYSATLIDPMLFAKLLAEDSQLLLPTLVLQHTPLAAQVLFFGAVISAIMSCSSATLLAPSVTFAENVIKGFWPNIGDHQFLWIMRATLVSFGGIVLAFALNSDSSIFEMVESAYKVTLAGAFVPLLSGIFWKRATTQGALAAIFGGLLSWLMIEILIGEESLIPPQLVGLSISAVGMIAGSLLPQWVGHKTPGRSLHELQHYAASETHHIAPR, from the coding sequence ATGCTGCTGTGGTTCGTTATTTTCTACTTGATGATTTCTGTGGGTATTGGCCTGTATGCTGCCACACGCGTACACAATGCAAAAGACTTTGCTGTTGCAGGACGCTCACTACCCGTGTATGTAGTCACCGCAACGGTTTTCGCTACTTGGTTTGGGGCTGAGGCTGTATTTGGCGTGCCGGCTACTTTCGTTGAAAATGGCTTGACCGGCGTAGCTGCCGACCCCTTTGGTTCCTCGATGTGTCTAGTCATCGCTGGTATCCTTTTTTCACGCTATCTCTACCGGCTCAATATCATCACGCTGGGAGACTTCTACCGCATGCGCTATAGCCGACCAGTCGAAGTGCTCACTTCACTCTGTATTGTTGCAGCCTATTTAGGCTGGGTGGCAGCACAGATCAAGGCACTCGGTTTGATTTTTTACGTCGTTACCGACGGTACGGTAAGTCAGGAAACAGGCATGATTCTTGGTACTGTTATTGTACTCACCTATACGACTTTCGGTGGTATGTTCTCGGTAGCAATCCTGGATTTCGTGCAGATGTTTGTGTCGATGAGCGGCCTGTTTTTTATTGCCTGGATTGTCAGCGACAAAGTCAGCGGTGGTGCGATGGCGGTTATTGATCATGCCAGCTTAGCGGGTAAACTTGATTTTTTCCCCGAAATGGATCCATTAAAATGGATTACCTTCCTCGGCGCCTGGGTCACCATGATGCTCGGTTCTATCCCGCAGCAAGACGTATTTCAACGCATTACCTCAGCAAAAAGCGCTACTGTCGCGCTTTGGGGCTCGGTCATTGGTGCTACCATTTATTTCTGTTTTGCCTTTGTGCCAATGTTCATTGCTTATTCTGCTACTTTGATCGACCCGATGCTATTCGCGAAATTGTTAGCAGAGGATTCTCAATTGTTACTGCCGACACTGGTATTGCAGCACACCCCATTGGCTGCCCAGGTGCTGTTCTTCGGCGCAGTCATCTCCGCAATCATGAGTTGTTCCTCAGCCACTCTTCTTGCTCCGTCTGTGACTTTTGCTGAAAATGTAATCAAGGGCTTTTGGCCGAATATAGGTGATCACCAGTTTCTTTGGATCATGCGAGCAACGTTGGTGAGTTTCGGGGGTATTGTACTCGCGTTCGCATTAAATTCTGATTCCTCTATTTTCGAAATGGTAGAAAGTGCCTACAAGGTCACGCTTGCTGGCGCATTTGTACCATTACTCAGCGGAATATTTTGGAAGCGTGCCACTACTCAGGGTGCGTTAGCGGCAATTTTCGGTGGCTTGTTGTCATGGCTCATGATTGAAATCCTGATCGGGGAAGAAAGTCTGATACCTCCACAACTGGTTGGTCTTAGTATTTCGGCAGTAGGGATGATTGCCGGTTCACTGCTGCCACAATGGGTTGGTCATAAAACACCTGGTCGCTCTTTGCACGAATTACAGCATTATGCGGCTTCGGAAACCCATCATATAGCGCCGCGCTAG